One Pocillopora verrucosa isolate sample1 chromosome 10, ASM3666991v2, whole genome shotgun sequence genomic window carries:
- the LOC136283757 gene encoding potassium channel subfamily K member 3-like, which produces MGKRPRNVKKKSVFVTFALMILTVCLGGLEGMYVEGWTFVEGYYAWFATLSTLGYGDYVPGWSVLLQVEESLNPKSHLSLVLVIFISALPSMTALSLDIFVADHVGLEYESRNDPHCDIRVVGEPFAMSGASMLLKRTILCLSKYQKLFKGLKLKD; this is translated from the exons ATGGGAAAACGACCTCGAAACGTTAAGAAGAAGAGCGTTTTTGTGACATTTGCTCTCATGATTCTGACCGTTTGTCTCGGTGGATTAGAAGGGATGTACGTGGAAGGTTGGACTTTTGTAGAAGGCTATTACGCATGGTTCGCTACACTTTCCACTCTGGGCTACGGTGACTATGTTCCCGGATGGAGTGTGCTATTACAAGTTGAAGAATCTTTAAATCCAAAATCTCATTTAAGTCTTGTTTTGGTCATCTTTATTTCAGCTCTCCCAAGCATGACAGCTCT GAGTCTGGATATTTTCGTCGCAGATCACGTGGGCCTGGAATACGAATCAAGGAATGATCCTCATTGTGATATCAGAGTTGTTGGTGAACCTTTCGCCATGTCTGGAGCATCAATGCTGTTAAAAAGAACAATCCTTTGTTTATCCAAGTATCAGAAGCTCTTCAAAGGATTAAAGCTAAAGGACTGA
- the LOC136283756 gene encoding adenosine receptor A2a-like: MTSIDGDTVIFPPNVNYIISISINSIACPFTVLLNVLVIIVVKKRPRLRTNNNILLACLAVTDALTGLFGQPLYVLWRIFLLFGLSNGEILENFCVCVMTTLSSASYLHLMLVTFERLIAIKYVMRYSNVVTHNNLKIAVLAIWITSFVCGTLCVLKMYLALNYIKSLISISCIVLVAFAYVILYHETRRHRRKIKTQQLPQEEVERSTKENKALKTTVFVVSAVIVSLLPAGFCFIGLATGLFDTCPIDESIWQICSILNSFVNPLIYCWRQNEMRKLVFKIVK; this comes from the coding sequence ATGACCAGCATAGATGGCGACACAGTAATATTCCCACCGAATGTTAATTACATTATCAGTATTAGCATTAACAGCATCGCCTGTCCTTTCACAGTTCTGCTTAACGTGCTGGTAATTATAGTCGTCAAAAAAAGACCACGACTCCGAACTAACAACAACATCTTACTggcctgtttagcggtgactgaCGCATTAACTGGTCTCTTTGGCCAACCGTTATATGTCTTGTGGAGGATATTCCTATTATTTGGCCTCAGTAACGGtgaaatacttgaaaatttttgtgtCTGTGTTATGACTACACTTTCGTCTGCTTCATACCTTCATCTAATGCTGGTTACTTTCGAGAGGCTCATAGCGATCAAATATGTGATGCGCTATTCAAACGTTGTAACTCATAACAACCTGAAGATAGCGGTGTTAGCAATTTGGATCACTAGTTTCGTATGTGGTACTTTATGTGTGTTAAAAATGTACCTAGCTTTGAATTATATCAAAAGCCTCATCTCAATTTCATGTATCGTGCTCGTTGCCTTCGCATATGTGATTTTGTATCATGAAACCCGCCGCCATCGAAGGAAGATTAAAACACAGCAACTTCCTCaagaagaagtggaaagatCTACCAAAGAGAACAAGGCGCTTAAGACAACAGTGTTTGTAGTTAGTGCTGTTATTGTGAGCCTTCTTCCAGCTGGTTTCTGTTTCATCGGTTTAGCTACAGGCCTTTTTGATACTTGCCCAATCGATGAATCAATCTGGCAAATTTGCAGCATACTAAACTCGTTTGTTAATCCACTGATctactgctggagacaaaacGAAATGAGGAAGCTCGTATTTAAAATAGTGAAGTAG
- the LOC131783866 gene encoding melanocyte-stimulating hormone receptor-like: MTSIEGDTVIVPLEVNFMISVIINSITCPFTVLLNLLVIIAVKKRRRLRTNSNILLACLAVTDALTGLFGQPSYVLWRIFLIFGLGGSEILKQFNVSVMSTLSSASNLHLMLVTFERLIAIKYAMHYSNIVTNNKLKIAVLAIWIIGFVCGTLVALKMYLAMLYIGSLITISCIVLVAFAYVILYHETCRHRRKIKAQQLPQEEVERSIKENKALQTTVFVVGAIIVSLLPLGFCLIGTATDLFDTCPIDEPIWKTCSMLNSFVNPLIYCWRQNEMRKFVLRIMK, from the coding sequence ATGACCAGCATAGAAGGCGACACAGTAATTGTGCCTCTGGAGGTTAACTTCATGATCAGTGTTATCATTAACAGCATCACCTGTCCTTTCACAGTTCTGCTTAACCTGCTCGTAATTATAGCCGTCAAAAAAAGACGACGACTCCGAACTAACAGCAACATCTTGCTggcctgtttagcggtgactgaCGCATTAACTGGTCTCTTTGGTCAACCGTCATATGTCCTTTGGAGGATATTCCTAATATTTGGCCTCGGTGGCAGTGAAATACTTAAACAATTTAACGTCAGTGTTATGTCTACACTTTCGTCTGCTTCAAACCTTCATCTGATGTTGGTTACTTTCGAGAGGCTCATAGCGATCAAATATGCGATGCACTATTCAAACATTGTAACTAATAACAAACTGAAGATAGCGGTGTTAGCAATTTGGATCATTGGTTTCGTGTGTGGTACTTTAGTTGCGTTAAAAATGTACCTGGCTATGCTTTATATCGGAAGCCTCATCACGATTTCATGTATCGTGCTCGTTGCCTTCGCATATGTGATTTTGTATCATGAAACCTGCCGTCATCGAAGGAAGATAAAAGCACAGCAACTGCCCCaagaagaagtggaaagatCTATCAAAGAGAACAAAGCACTTCAGACAACAGTGTTTGTAGTTGGTGCTATCATTGTGAGCCTTCTTCCGCTTGGTTTCTGTCTCATCGGTACGGCTACAGACCTCTTTGATACCTGCCCCATCGATGAACCAATTTGGAAAACTTGCAGCATGTTAAACTCGTTTGTTAATCCATTGATctactgctggagacaaaacGAAATGAGAAAGTTCGTACTTAGAATAATGAAGTAG